From a single Azospirillum fermentarium genomic region:
- a CDS encoding methyl-accepting chemotaxis protein has product MSPQEFHTAPRTGHGLLASLSIGTRIRSGFTLMALLILLLSATAYTLNRSQMEKVTFLNKETEIAKTIEAADRAVLNGVAAAMRFQSSSNGDDAAAFRTRMVESMALFEQVRPTLLMEENRSRLDQIQDASRSMMAEFERVKALNDRRLSIIADAVNGLGAELRKLLTQEIEDAMDSAEIPHIRIAHTAGESFLLARVVVARMLAADDEREYPRIQKELAAVGDSIRAVLVSVLPPERQARMEKAMDLLTAYTQGIAELVTLRRSIRTQLENGVHKTGTRVEELSGWILRNVVTLEQAASRDLKDAAQLTQTLSITLTGVAILLTVVLAWTITGSIVTPLHGMVDSMHRLAEGDAAVTVPGVGRRDEVGLMAGAVQVFKDNLIRTRAMEQDANETRLRQEADKRRMLQDLAGQFERTVHGLAAQVSAAAHQMQSHSEHLSVMAQESRERAMKVGVSSQKTSMNVQTVAAAAEQMTSSIGEISRQVGQSSEIARAAVERAEATNANIRALSDQARSIGEVVELINSIASQTNLLALNATIEAARAGEAGKGFAVVAGEVKALATQTARATDQITAQVTGMQTATRGAVTAISEIARTIVRISETTAAIAAAVEEQDAATREISRNVNEAAQGTESITTTIADVTQVARNTGTAAEEVEGASRTLSRDAESLTSEVNRFITYLRSA; this is encoded by the coding sequence ATGTCACCGCAGGAATTCCATACCGCTCCCCGGACCGGCCATGGCCTTCTCGCCAGCCTGTCCATCGGAACACGCATCCGGTCGGGCTTCACGCTGATGGCTCTGCTGATTCTGCTGCTGTCGGCGACCGCCTACACACTGAACAGATCGCAGATGGAAAAGGTGACGTTCCTGAACAAGGAAACGGAGATCGCCAAGACCATCGAGGCCGCCGACCGCGCCGTGCTGAACGGGGTGGCCGCCGCCATGCGGTTCCAGAGTTCCAGCAACGGTGACGATGCCGCCGCCTTCCGCACCCGCATGGTGGAAAGCATGGCGCTGTTCGAACAGGTCCGCCCCACCTTGCTGATGGAGGAGAACCGCTCCCGTCTCGACCAGATCCAGGACGCCAGCCGGTCGATGATGGCGGAGTTCGAACGGGTCAAGGCGCTGAACGACCGGCGCCTGTCCATCATCGCCGATGCGGTCAACGGGCTGGGGGCCGAGCTGCGCAAGCTGCTGACCCAAGAAATCGAGGACGCCATGGACAGCGCCGAGATCCCCCATATCCGCATCGCCCACACCGCGGGGGAAAGCTTCCTGCTGGCCCGCGTGGTGGTGGCCCGCATGCTGGCCGCCGACGATGAAAGGGAATACCCGCGGATTCAAAAGGAACTGGCCGCGGTGGGCGACAGCATCCGGGCGGTCCTGGTCTCCGTCCTGCCCCCCGAACGGCAGGCGCGGATGGAAAAGGCCATGGACCTGCTGACCGCCTATACCCAAGGCATCGCCGAGTTGGTGACCCTGCGCCGGAGCATCCGCACGCAACTGGAAAACGGCGTGCACAAGACCGGCACCCGGGTGGAGGAGCTGTCGGGCTGGATCCTGCGCAACGTGGTGACACTGGAACAGGCGGCCTCCCGCGATCTGAAGGACGCGGCCCAGTTGACCCAAACCCTTTCCATCACCCTGACCGGGGTGGCGATCCTGCTGACGGTGGTGTTGGCCTGGACCATCACCGGGTCGATCGTGACGCCGCTTCACGGCATGGTGGATTCCATGCACCGCCTGGCCGAGGGTGACGCCGCCGTCACCGTGCCCGGCGTCGGGCGGCGGGACGAGGTGGGGTTGATGGCCGGCGCGGTGCAGGTGTTCAAGGACAACCTGATCCGCACCCGCGCCATGGAGCAGGACGCCAACGAGACGCGCCTGCGTCAGGAAGCCGACAAACGCCGCATGCTGCAGGATCTGGCCGGTCAGTTCGAACGCACGGTGCATGGTCTGGCGGCCCAGGTGTCGGCGGCGGCCCATCAGATGCAGAGCCATTCCGAGCACTTGTCCGTCATGGCTCAGGAAAGCCGGGAACGGGCGATGAAGGTGGGAGTCTCGTCGCAGAAGACCTCCATGAACGTGCAGACGGTGGCGGCGGCGGCGGAGCAGATGACCAGCTCCATCGGCGAAATCTCGCGCCAGGTGGGACAATCGTCGGAAATCGCCCGCGCCGCCGTGGAACGGGCGGAGGCCACCAACGCCAACATCCGGGCCCTGTCCGATCAGGCCCGCAGCATCGGCGAGGTGGTGGAACTGATCAACTCCATCGCCAGCCAGACCAACCTGCTGGCGCTGAACGCCACCATCGAGGCCGCCCGCGCGGGCGAGGCCGGCAAGGGCTTCGCCGTCGTGGCCGGCGAGGTGAAGGCGCTGGCGACCCAGACCGCGCGGGCCACCGACCAGATCACCGCCCAGGTCACCGGCATGCAGACCGCCACCCGCGGCGCCGTGACCGCCATCAGCGAGATCGCGCGCACCATCGTGCGCATCAGCGAAACCACGGCCGCCATCGCCGCCGCGGTGGAGGAGCAGGACGCCGCCACCCGCGAGATCTCCCGCAATGTCAACGAAGCGGCTCAGGGCACCGAAAGCATCACCACCACCATCGCCGATGTGACCCAGGTGGCCCGCAACACCGGCACCGCGGCGGAAGAGGTGGAGGGAGCGTCCCGCACCCTGTCCCGCGATGCCGAAAGCCTGACGTCGGAGGTGAACCGGTTCATCACCTATCTGCGCAGTGCCTGA
- the nifB gene encoding nitrogenase cofactor biosynthesis protein NifB: MGNVIALDGILGLGELKAPAEIPKAASGCSSSACGSSDGPADMPPEVWEKVKNHPCYSEEAHHYFARMHVAVAPACNIQCNYCNRKYDCSNESRPGVVSEKLTPEQAVKKVLAVAQEIPQLSVIGIAGPGDSLAAAGRNTFATFEGLQKLAPDLKLCLSTNGLALPDHVNRIKDYNIDHVTITINMVDPEVGQHIYPWIFHNHRRWTGLDAAKILHERQMEGLEMLTSAGILVKINSVMIPGINDDHLLEVNKAVKARGAFLHNIMPLISDPAHGTHFGLTGQRGPTAQELKVVQDQCEGGAKLMRHCRQCRADAVGLLGEDRGDEFTIDRIEAMEISTDDTVRREYREHIEAERAGRHAAKEAAKAEVAEAVAADVAPILIAVATKGGERINEHFGHAREFQIYEVGLKGATFVGHRRVETYCEGGSGDEDALSTVLAAIADCTAVLVAKIGGCPSKSLTDAGIEPVDRFAFEYIEESALTYFKDYAERLRQGAVTGRKGHDAVLRPAEVLRA; this comes from the coding sequence ATGGGTAACGTGATCGCGCTGGATGGCATCCTGGGCCTGGGCGAGCTGAAGGCCCCGGCGGAGATCCCGAAGGCGGCGTCGGGTTGTTCGTCATCGGCCTGCGGCTCGTCGGACGGCCCCGCCGACATGCCGCCAGAGGTGTGGGAGAAGGTCAAGAACCACCCCTGCTATTCGGAAGAGGCGCACCATTACTTCGCACGGATGCACGTCGCCGTGGCGCCGGCCTGCAACATCCAGTGCAACTACTGCAACCGCAAATACGACTGTTCCAACGAAAGCCGCCCCGGCGTGGTCAGTGAAAAGCTGACCCCGGAGCAGGCGGTGAAGAAGGTTCTGGCCGTCGCCCAGGAAATCCCGCAGCTTTCGGTGATCGGCATCGCCGGTCCCGGCGACTCCCTGGCCGCCGCCGGCCGGAACACCTTCGCCACCTTCGAGGGGCTGCAGAAGCTGGCCCCGGACCTGAAGCTCTGCCTGTCCACCAACGGTCTGGCCCTGCCCGACCACGTGAACCGGATCAAGGACTACAACATCGACCACGTGACCATCACCATCAACATGGTGGACCCGGAGGTCGGGCAGCACATCTACCCCTGGATCTTCCACAACCACCGCCGCTGGACCGGGCTGGACGCCGCCAAGATCCTGCACGAGCGCCAGATGGAAGGGCTGGAGATGCTGACCTCCGCCGGCATCCTGGTGAAGATCAACTCGGTCATGATCCCCGGCATCAACGATGACCACCTCCTGGAGGTGAACAAGGCGGTGAAGGCCCGCGGGGCGTTCCTGCACAACATCATGCCGCTGATCTCCGACCCGGCCCACGGCACCCATTTCGGCCTGACCGGCCAGCGCGGCCCCACCGCGCAGGAGCTGAAGGTGGTGCAGGACCAGTGCGAAGGCGGGGCGAAGCTGATGCGCCACTGCCGCCAGTGCCGCGCCGATGCCGTGGGCCTGCTGGGCGAGGACCGCGGGGACGAATTCACCATCGACCGGATCGAGGCGATGGAGATCTCCACCGACGACACCGTGCGCCGCGAATACCGCGAGCACATCGAGGCCGAACGCGCCGGGCGCCACGCCGCCAAGGAAGCGGCCAAGGCCGAGGTGGCGGAAGCCGTCGCCGCCGACGTGGCGCCGATCCTGATCGCCGTCGCCACCAAGGGCGGCGAGCGCATCAACGAGCACTTCGGCCACGCCAGGGAATTCCAGATCTACGAAGTGGGCCTGAAGGGCGCCACGTTCGTCGGCCACCGCCGGGTGGAAACCTATTGCGAGGGCGGTTCGGGCGACGAGGACGCGCTGTCCACTGTTCTCGCGGCGATTGCCGACTGCACTGCCGTGTTGGTGGCGAAGATCGGCGGCTGCCCCAGCAAATCCCTGACCGACGCCGGCATCGAGCCCGTTGACCGCTTCGCCTTCGAGTACATCGAAGAGTCCGCGTTGACCTACTTCAAGGACTATGCCGAACGGCTGAGGCAAGGTGCGGTCACCGGCCGCAAGGGCCACGACGCGGTTCTGCGCCCGGCGGAAGTGCTCCGGGCCTGA
- a CDS encoding adenylate/guanylate cyclase domain-containing protein — MISTMYHVPPRTYGAATASAFALLFVDIADSTPLYERLGDAAAAALTRKMLRHLRLVIDVNGGQVIKVMGDGLLAAFPGADDAVWAAGTMTASQETLGLNLRLGLHYGTAIQGDGDLYGDACNVAARVEALARPGEALATDTLVRRLSPTLAARAVPLKAVRVKGKTAPIHIYSLTPAVPEAEEPPTTGNGPTIGLARSPGPGFQTAEARLHLSYRGRNILLLPGQPRLTIGRDDISTLRILSRCTSRRHAVIEYSRGAFIVTDHSTNGTYLQAGAARPVAVVRDHARLVGAGLLGFGAEPGGEDEDHVVAFCCETA, encoded by the coding sequence ATGATTTCGACCATGTATCATGTCCCACCCCGGACGTACGGCGCCGCCACCGCCAGCGCTTTCGCACTGCTGTTCGTGGATATTGCCGATTCGACACCTCTGTACGAACGGCTGGGCGATGCCGCCGCCGCCGCGCTCACCCGTAAAATGCTGCGCCACCTGCGGCTGGTCATCGACGTCAACGGCGGGCAGGTGATCAAGGTCATGGGGGATGGGCTGCTGGCCGCCTTCCCCGGCGCCGACGATGCGGTGTGGGCCGCCGGCACCATGACCGCCAGCCAGGAAACGCTGGGGCTCAACCTGCGGCTCGGGCTTCATTACGGCACCGCCATCCAGGGGGACGGGGATCTGTACGGCGACGCCTGCAACGTGGCGGCACGGGTCGAAGCGCTGGCCCGTCCGGGTGAAGCGCTGGCCACCGACACGCTGGTGCGCCGCCTGTCCCCCACCCTGGCCGCACGGGCCGTGCCGCTGAAGGCGGTGCGGGTCAAGGGCAAGACCGCCCCCATCCACATCTACAGCCTCACCCCCGCCGTACCGGAGGCGGAGGAGCCGCCCACCACCGGCAACGGCCCCACCATCGGTCTGGCACGCTCCCCCGGCCCCGGCTTCCAGACGGCGGAAGCGCGGCTGCACCTGTCCTACCGCGGACGGAACATCCTGCTCCTGCCGGGCCAGCCGCGGCTGACCATCGGGCGGGACGACATCTCCACCCTGCGCATCCTGTCCCGCTGCACGTCGCGCCGCCACGCGGTGATCGAATACAGCCGCGGCGCCTTCATCGTCACCGACCACTCCACCAACGGCACCTATCTCCAGGCGGGCGCCGCCCGCCCGGTGGCGGTGGTGCGCGACCATGCCCGGCTGGTGGGCGCCGGCCTGCTGGGGTTCGGCGCCGAACCCGGCGGAGAGGACGAGGATCACGTCGTCGCCTTTTGCTGCGAGACGGCCTGA